The Camelina sativa cultivar DH55 chromosome 18, Cs, whole genome shotgun sequence DNA window TAATGAGTGGTCTAAATGGGATCCAAGCGCTTAGATTCTGGCCATTCCCCACATTAATCTCTTCTAGCgaccaaaaaatcaaattgtaaTACATATTTATGAACAAGTTTAACGTTTAGTGCTGATATTTTTGAAGGTAGTCACATTACGAGACAGTAATATGAACGTTATAATGGTTCTTGCACTACATAATTTTATCACTGAACTTTTGGTCTAACTTATTGCCGAAGGATAAGaatcataagaaaataaattcatcTTTAGTTTTGTAAGATCTAACACACGGACTTTCACAAAGTTTTAACGAAATATCTTGCTGACAGAGTTGAGAGTTGCAATAACTACAGGTACAGCCTACAATTGATATTATCACAAATAAGCCCAACGTGACTATAACTATCACGTCACTGGTGACTGGTGtttaacattttaacaaaatatagaaCCCACTACTAGcgtgttttatatttttctagttcttacttaaaatttgttgtttcgTATTGAGAAGATCCAATCCTTTAAGCATGTAAGCTATTATAGTGAAATTGGTTATTCCTtaatttgtgttgtgtttttgcTTGTTATGCTTCCCTTTTTCAGTTTGCGTCATGTTCATTGTAAGTGAGCATAAGGACCAAGAAAACGGAAATGGGGCTAATTGCTGATAGATCTTCAAACAAGCAAGTACAATACAACATTTTGCTGTGTGATAAAACACcaataaattacaaagaaaTAGACACTTTTATTGGAGAGAAGAGAGTTCATGTAAGTTTGTGTTCTTTGAGACGTTATGGTGAGAACACAAATTCCATTAGGGAGCTTGGAAAGGCTTGAAATCCTTGAGACTTGTTATGAGTCCTTGCACAGATCCGGCTGCAGCAACGAGGGAGACGATGAAACAAGCCCAACTCAAGATTTTTAGCCAAGTCCAAGTGAAAGAGAActtatttatcttcttctgaGCAATGTGCATCTCAATGGGAAAGTAAACTGTCAAAGGCCAGAAGGAAGCTGCTCCAATAAGACCCAAGAAATCGTTGAAGAAAGGGAAGATCATGGCTACAACCGCGGTGACAACAACATATGAAGTCCTCCAAACCAATCTGAAAAAGTTGATACTAAATTCACCACCGCAAGGGACATGGACTTTGTATTCTCTTGTGATGAACTTGTTATCTGGCCAACGTTTTGCGCTCTGGCTCTCTACGAACTGAAAAATGGGCTGACAAAAGACCTGGTAAGCACCAACAAGATGCACTGCTATGCAAACATTGGCAAAGTCAATTAGCCAGAATGGCTCATAGAAACCAAAGCCGGTTAGAAAATTCCCGGGCGCATCATTTCCAAAGGCAGCATAACCAACACATCCGCATAACATGTAGAAGAAGGTCGTTGTGGAAACACCCACGAGGCTTGCTCTTTTCATGGCTTTGTTTTCTGATGGTGGACCTGCTTTCAGGGTGTCCTGGCAAGTTTAGaaaattacataatttaatTAGTAGAGCTAGAAAGATCAAACCAAGTGTAgttcatttaaagaaaaaaaagcatagCCCGTAAAATGGAAGTACATGAAATTTAAAAGATGTTTGTTCAAGGTCATATTTTGTTAATTGGTGcattttatgataattaattagtcatatatttttaaagatacaTTCGAAAAACTAGGGTTACGAATTAGAGTTATTTTAAACTGTCGACCTTGTTTAGATTAGACGTTTGTAAAagaattatgaaaatattaatcagGACTTGTACCTTCTCTAAATCACAATCttcatgtaattttataaattgataTTTCGTACTTTGTATTCATATTATAAGTCAAAATCTATGTGATCTCAAGACTTCAAagaattaattaatctaaagaCAACCAATTTTAAAGAATTTCGATGCTAATTTGTAATCTTATATGAATATCGACTTTCACTTCTGTTGATACTTAAAAGCTATATTATAGCACCCTCTAAACGatatataatgttaaattatcTTTGCAGAAACCTATAAAAATTGggtaattattttaattttaatttttttttttccatcccTTATGATGACTCTTCATAAAAGTTAACTCTAACAACATTGCGTTTATATAACTCTAACAAGATTCAAACAAGCTGATCAGTGACCTCTTCACAAATTTTCTTTTCCAGACATATTGCATAttatttatgttcttttttcaTTCAACATTTTCACACTCCTAATATTGTAATTAGTCATTATAAATACTGAAAAAATAAGTTTCAATAGTAGATACTATCCATCTATTTCATTCATATCATTTCTCTAGTATAATAATTTGGATATGGTGTTATTAAATAGGTTCTACTATTTAACAAAGGATTTTTGGATAATGTAACAAAGgatttttggaattttcttgAAAGTGGATAAGTcgattaattttaaataattattattttattttttttatttttttatttttttttggaaaaaaagaataattatttaaaattaatcgATTTATCCACTTtcaagaaaatttcaaaaatcctTTGTTACATCAAGAATTCTACAAATCTCTTgaatatactccctctgttttacAAAGAGTATCattcaagagtttttttttattgtttcataaagaaaatcattttacatttccaatacATTTTTGTACTTTCTCAgttttttattacttgtcaTTATACACTTGTTTGattattaaaattctaaaggatttaattcttttattcatttaatgagAGGCAAATgttgttaattaaaattcagATCATTTGAATccataacaaattaaaaaacatttagcAGAAAATATAGGATTTCTACAAAAAGCCTTGAATGGTGGGGAAGTCTCTTAATTCAccctaatcatttaaaattaaaatggttTAAAGATTGTTGTTGAATTAGCTTTCCTTAATAGACTCTGGCTGCCCTCAAGTTTTTCAgtagttatttttgtttttggctccAATCAACTTTCACTACAAAGACTTATTAAATGCGTAGGTCCATGCAGTGATGCTTACTCTGCGACCAAACGGCACACAATTCAATTCATTTGGACTCTCCCTTATTGATGTCTCCCTAACTCCTAGTATCAATAAGTCAACCCTCAACATGCTTACAAACAGTAGTAGGACATTAATATAGTGACTACTTGCCTGTATTTCAATGAGTACAGTTGAGTATGCATAGGCAAATGCGATGTCTCCAATCGCTTGGAACGTTCTCCATACTTTCTCGGAACCCGATACATCAACCCCGACCGTAACTCCTGTCAGTGCCGTTCTTACGTGCTCACCGCCacctttataatttttttcttggaaACCATTAGGATTGAAAACTCtttcaaaagtttaaattaCTATAAGTACATAAGAATGTATATATCTTGTTTACCAGCCGCTTTGGCGATGGAGAGACCAATGCCAATGGAGGCGTAACAAAAGGACATTACGGCCGCTAGAATGGAGAGCCAAGAGAGGTTGTGGAAATTTGGGATTTGGCTAAGAATAATTTGGATGATTGCAAATACGATCATAAAGGGAGTGTTTGAAGTGGCACATTTCACTTTATGCCCATTTTTGTGGAAACAATTCGACCGCTTCACCGCCCTGTTTCAGtaaatcattaaatttattactatgttgttttctttctttaattttaaaaacaattcaaaaatataaatgttaatTACCCCATTTGCATCAAATATacagcaacaaacaaaaaaaagagagttttggaATTTTGTATAGCATAACTCTACCTATCATAGCAAATTgtcaataaataaaatcatgaaataCTTTGTCTTGTCAAGTTACTAATAAACATGCTTGATTGTAAGTAAGTCAAGAAATATACGAGGTTGCTAAAATTGACTTTGAATATTTGAGAAATAATTGAAGgaagaaaagatgaaaaataattatataaaaaaaaaaaaaaaaaaacttacaccATGCTTATCGAAGCTGTGATTGTGTAGCCAATTGTTATTCCAATCAGATTCCCGTATTGAGCCAATCCGCATAATTGCACTTTTCTTCCTCCTGTTTATTTTTAGCATCAGTGTTCTAATCTATAAGATATCGTTGTTATTTATACATATCATCAattcttgaaaatattaaaactattttaaatttctaataaacaaaaactatcACAGGAAGTACTCAAGAGTCAAGTTGACGCTTTGATACAAGAGAGTTGAAATCTGACCGACCACAACATGATACTTTCCAAGAGGTCTATATCCAAAAGAATTGTTAAGCTCTTAGATCTTCCGTATCTGAACCAcagtatcattttttttttctttgtacaatttgttaattaaaaatgttaaatgttAAGTAAGAGAGacgaagataaaaaaaaaaaagatggggAGAGTATCTTTTGATAGTTTTAGAAGAAGGAATAGAATAATAAGTGGGGTGATGACAAAGAGAAGACTCCAAGAAACTATGATGTTGAAATAATGAATGATCACTTCACATGGGATGGGATGGTAGAATCCAAACATTCCAAGTTTAAGACAAACTTtaaatgtgtttatatataaaatatatgtcatggaaatatattaaaatgtaaaCTTTTAGAATTTACAGATCAAATTTGAACTAGAATT harbors:
- the LOC104760943 gene encoding amino acid permease 6 isoform X1 gives rise to the protein MEKKKTMFVEQSITDHEIGDSNKNFDDDGREKRTGTWMTGSAHIITAVIGSGVLSLAWAIAQLGWVAGPAVLMAFSFITYFTSTMLADCYRSPDPVTGKRNYTYMEVVRSYLGGRKVQLCGLAQYGNLIGITIGYTITASISMVAVKRSNCFHKNGHKVKCATSNTPFMIVFAIIQIILSQIPNFHNLSWLSILAAVMSFCYASIGIGLSIAKAAGGGEHVRTALTGVTVGVDVSGSEKVWRTFQAIGDIAFAYAYSTVLIEIQDTLKAGPPSENKAMKRASLVGVSTTTFFYMLCGCVGYAAFGNDAPGNFLTGFGFYEPFWLIDFANVCIAVHLVGAYQVFCQPIFQFVESQSAKRWPDNKFITREYKVHVPCGGEFSINFFRLVWRTSYVVVTAVVAMIFPFFNDFLGLIGAASFWPLTVYFPIEMHIAQKKINKFSFTWTWLKILSWACFIVSLVAAAGSVQGLITSLKDFKPFQAP
- the LOC104760943 gene encoding amino acid permease 6 isoform X2, with the translated sequence MEKKKTMFVEQSITDHEIGDSNKNFDDDGREKRTGTWMTGSAHIITAVIGSGVLSLAWAIAQLGWVAGPAVLMAFSFITYFTSTMLADCYRSPDPVTGKRNYTYMEVVRSYLGGRKVQLCGLAQYGNLIGITIGYTITASISMVAVKRSNCFHKNGHKVKCATSNTPFMIVFAIIQIILSQIPNFHNLSWLSILAAVMSFCYASIGIGLSIAKAAGGGEHVRTALTGVTVGVDVSGSEKVWRTFQAIGDIAFAYAYSTVLIEIQDTLKAGPPSENKAMKRASLVGVSTTTFFYMLCGCVGYAAFGNDAPGNFLTGFGFYEPFWLIDFANVCIAVHLVGAYQVFCQPIFQFVESQSAKRWPDNKFITREYKVHVPCGGEFSINFFRLVWRTSYVVVTAVVAMIFPFFNDFLGLIGAASFWPLTVYFPIEMHIAQKKINKFSFTWTWLKILSWACFIVSLVAAAGSVQGLITSLKDFKPFQAP